In Rissa tridactyla isolate bRisTri1 chromosome 8, bRisTri1.patW.cur.20221130, whole genome shotgun sequence, one genomic interval encodes:
- the BHLHA15 gene encoding class A basic helix-loop-helix protein 15 translates to MKTKTKGKKQRHTADKDAFSEESAMRKKELVKRLRHKERRGGNKESSKVTPARGKHPWSSKDRHMRRLESNERERQRMHKLNNAFQALREVIPHVRAENKLSKIETLTLAKNYIKSLTSIILNMSNGHFPSAEGMGGAWGPKLYQHYQQQHGDDEHEEHLQKYST, encoded by the coding sequence ATGAAGACTAAAACCAAAGGGAAGAAGCAGAGGCATACTGCAGacaaagatgcattttctgaGGAGTCGGCgatgagaaaaaaagagctggtgAAACGATTGCGAcacaaggagaggagagggggaaacaaGGAGAGCAGCAAGGTCACTCCAGCCAGAGGCAAGCATCCTTGGAGCAGTAAGGACAGGCATATGAGGAGACTGGAAAGCAACGAGCGGGAGAGGCAGAGAATGCACAAGCTCAACAACGCGTTCCAGGCTCTGCGGGAGGTGATCCCTCATGTGAGAGCAGAGAATAAACTTTCCAAAATAGAGACTCTCACACTGgccaaaaattacattaaatcctTGACCTCCATTATACTCAATATGTCCAACGGACACTTTCCATCAGCAGAAGGGatggggggagcctgggggcccAAATTGTACCAGCATTATCAACAGCAACATGGGGATGATGAGCATGAGGAACATCTACAGAAATACTCCACGTAG